From the genome of Flavobacterium luteolum, one region includes:
- a CDS encoding RNA polymerase sigma factor — protein sequence MIDEKEFIKQLLTPETQNVAFQRLLSDYQRPLYSHIRNIVLNHDDADDVLQNTFVKVFQNLKNFKGESKLFSWMYRIATNEALTFLSQKAKLNGISSEDLQNKTIDNLKADLYFDGDEIQIKLQKAIVTLPEKQQLVFKMKYFEELKYEEIAEILGTSVGALKASYHYAVKKIELYVTSN from the coding sequence TTGATAGACGAGAAAGAATTTATAAAACAATTATTAACCCCTGAAACGCAAAATGTTGCGTTTCAAAGACTCTTGTCCGATTATCAGCGTCCTCTGTATTCTCATATTCGAAACATTGTTTTGAATCATGATGATGCTGATGATGTTTTACAGAACACTTTCGTAAAAGTCTTTCAAAATCTTAAAAACTTTAAAGGAGAAAGTAAACTTTTTTCCTGGATGTATCGCATTGCTACCAATGAAGCTTTGACTTTTTTATCTCAAAAAGCAAAATTAAATGGCATTTCGTCTGAAGATCTGCAAAACAAAACGATTGATAATTTAAAAGCTGATCTTTATTTTGATGGAGATGAAATTCAAATCAAACTTCAAAAAGCAATTGTAACGCTTCCAGAAAAACAGCAATTAGTTTTCAAAATGAAATATTTTGAAGAATTAAAATATGAAGAAATCGCAGAAATCTTAGGAACATCTGTTGGAGCTTTAAAAGCATCTTATCATTACGCAGTAAAAAAAATTGAATTATATGTTACATCAAATTAA
- a CDS encoding sensor of ECF-type sigma factor, with the protein MTTELELTSTEAEKFWPIYNAYDDKQYELKYLKMKTYLKKLKDDNLVNLSDKDAATLLSQIESTDKEIYQLREKYTNSLKKILPAKKILLLKKSEDDFNRKLLQQYRDKGNKD; encoded by the coding sequence TTGACAACAGAATTAGAATTAACTTCAACCGAAGCAGAAAAATTCTGGCCAATTTATAATGCTTACGACGATAAGCAATATGAATTAAAGTATTTAAAAATGAAAACGTATCTCAAAAAGCTTAAAGATGATAATCTTGTAAATCTTTCAGATAAAGATGCTGCAACATTATTATCTCAGATTGAAAGTACAGATAAGGAAATATATCAGCTTCGAGAAAAATATACGAATAGTCTAAAAAAAATACTTCCAGCAAAAAAAATATTATTGCTTAAAAAATCAGAAGACGACTTTAATAGAAAATTATTGCAACAATACCGAGACAAAGGCAATAAAGACTAA
- a CDS encoding oxidoreductase, whose amino-acid sequence MKKLALFCVIFILLMSFRTFNYKTDVVYNNGFTSMTVDTLFKDRISIRAILIDKNKVWYGADNSRFGYYDLDKKEKFEEHIYRDTLKLEFRSIAQTSKDIFLLSVANPALLYSVSKKDRKVKLVYKEINPKVFYDSMQFWNDKEGIAIGDPTEDTFSIIVTRDGGETWTKLLSDKLPTNSTGEAAFAASNTNIVIKGNDTWLVSGGKKARVFYSPDKAKTWKVVETPIVQGKQMTGIFTADFYDSKQGFIAGGDYDLPNNKANNKAFTKDGGKTWQLIGQNMGFGYASCIQYVPGGNGREIVCVGSEGIQYSQNGGENWMQLSTDTKFFTIRFVNRNTAIAAGHNKVVRLNFK is encoded by the coding sequence ATGAAAAAACTCGCTTTATTTTGTGTTATTTTTATTTTACTGATGTCTTTTAGGACATTTAACTATAAAACTGACGTTGTTTACAATAATGGCTTCACATCTATGACTGTAGATACATTATTCAAAGACAGAATAAGTATTAGAGCAATTCTTATTGATAAAAATAAAGTTTGGTATGGGGCAGATAATTCTCGTTTTGGTTATTATGATTTGGATAAAAAAGAAAAATTTGAAGAACATATTTATCGTGATACACTTAAATTAGAATTTAGAAGTATTGCACAAACTTCAAAAGATATTTTTTTGCTAAGTGTTGCAAATCCGGCACTCCTTTATTCAGTTTCAAAAAAAGACCGCAAAGTTAAATTGGTTTATAAAGAAATTAATCCGAAAGTATTTTACGATAGCATGCAGTTTTGGAACGATAAGGAAGGAATTGCAATTGGTGATCCAACAGAGGATACGTTCTCAATTATTGTTACTCGTGACGGTGGAGAAACGTGGACAAAATTACTGTCTGATAAATTGCCAACAAATAGTACTGGAGAGGCTGCTTTTGCTGCAAGTAACACTAATATCGTTATAAAAGGAAATGATACATGGTTAGTTTCAGGTGGAAAAAAAGCACGTGTTTTTTATTCTCCTGATAAAGCAAAAACATGGAAAGTTGTAGAAACTCCTATTGTGCAAGGAAAGCAAATGACAGGAATTTTTACTGCCGATTTTTATGATTCTAAACAAGGTTTCATTGCAGGAGGAGATTACGACCTTCCTAATAATAAAGCCAATAATAAAGCTTTTACAAAAGATGGTGGCAAGACTTGGCAATTAATTGGTCAGAATATGGGATTTGGTTATGCATCATGCATTCAATATGTTCCTGGAGGTAATGGAAGAGAAATTGTTTGTGTAGGTTCAGAAGGAATACAATATTCTCAAAATGGTGGTGAAAACTGGATGCAGCTTTCTACAGATACCAAATTTTTTACCATTCGTTTTGTAAACAGAAATACTGCAATCGCAGCTGGACATAATAAAGTAGTTCGACTGAATTTTAAATAA
- a CDS encoding KUP/HAK/KT family potassium transporter produces MSASHKNLHSKLSIGGLLITLGIIYGDIGTSPLYVMKAILGDHTINADIVLGGISCVFWTLTLQTTIKYVLITLSADNHGEGGIFALYALVKKTKIQWLIVPAIIGGSALLADGIITPPISISSAVEGIRAFYPTMETQTIVYIVITILFVLFTIQQFGTKLVGKFFAPMMLIWFAMLGTLGAIQVANYPEVIKAINPYYAYHLLSIHPDGFFVLGFVFLCTTGAEALYSDMGHCGRKNIRISWMFVKTTLVLNYFGQAAYLIHHEGSTLQQLGGENGNPFYLIMPHWFLPFGIVVATLAAVIASQALISGSFTLINEAMRLNFWPKVKIKYPTEVKGQLYIPSINWLLFFGCVGIVLHFEKSGNMEHAYGLAIILCMIMTTILLNYYLIMKRVKLYFMVPLITIYLLIEFSFLFANITKFAEGGYVTLIIASLLISVMTIWYLAKKINKNYTKVVKVDDYKQVLVELSQDLSIPKYATHLVYMTNANRVDELEEKIIYSILQKRPKRADIYWFVHVNILTEPYKTQYKVTEIAKDDIYRIDFNLGFREPTKINLMFREVIKDMVKRGEVDITSRYESLNKNNIIGDFKFVLSEKFLSNDNDLRWHENIIMNSYFFIKKLSLSEERAFGLDSSSVKIEKFPMVLHAPENIGLTRIISKE; encoded by the coding sequence ATGAGCGCATCGCATAAAAACTTACATAGTAAGTTGTCTATTGGGGGTTTATTAATTACTTTAGGGATTATTTATGGAGATATTGGAACCTCTCCATTGTATGTAATGAAGGCTATATTAGGCGATCATACGATAAATGCTGATATTGTTTTAGGAGGTATCTCTTGTGTATTCTGGACCTTAACATTACAAACTACAATTAAATATGTACTTATTACTTTAAGTGCAGACAACCACGGTGAAGGAGGAATTTTTGCTCTATATGCATTAGTCAAAAAAACAAAAATTCAATGGCTCATAGTACCCGCCATTATTGGAGGTAGTGCCCTGCTCGCCGACGGAATTATAACCCCACCTATTTCGATTTCATCTGCTGTAGAAGGAATTAGAGCATTCTACCCGACGATGGAAACACAAACCATTGTGTATATCGTAATTACAATTCTATTCGTTTTATTCACCATTCAGCAGTTCGGAACTAAATTGGTTGGTAAATTCTTTGCCCCAATGATGCTGATCTGGTTTGCTATGTTAGGAACCTTAGGAGCTATTCAAGTAGCAAATTATCCAGAAGTAATAAAAGCAATCAATCCATATTACGCTTATCATTTATTATCGATACACCCTGATGGTTTCTTCGTTCTAGGTTTCGTATTCTTATGTACAACTGGAGCAGAAGCATTGTATTCTGACATGGGACACTGTGGTAGAAAAAATATCAGAATTAGCTGGATGTTTGTAAAAACGACTTTAGTTTTAAACTATTTCGGACAAGCAGCTTATTTAATTCACCACGAAGGAAGCACATTACAGCAATTAGGTGGTGAAAACGGAAACCCGTTTTACTTAATTATGCCACATTGGTTTTTACCATTCGGAATTGTAGTTGCAACTCTTGCAGCTGTAATTGCATCTCAAGCGCTTATTTCTGGTTCGTTTACTTTGATCAACGAAGCAATGCGTCTGAACTTCTGGCCAAAAGTAAAAATCAAATACCCTACTGAAGTAAAAGGTCAATTATATATTCCGTCAATCAACTGGTTATTGTTTTTTGGTTGTGTTGGAATCGTTTTACATTTCGAGAAATCAGGAAATATGGAGCATGCTTATGGTCTTGCCATTATTTTGTGTATGATAATGACTACCATATTATTAAATTACTACTTAATCATGAAACGTGTAAAACTATACTTCATGGTACCGTTGATTACTATTTATTTATTGATTGAGTTTAGTTTCCTTTTCGCTAATATTACCAAATTTGCAGAAGGTGGTTATGTAACTTTAATCATTGCTAGTTTATTGATTTCTGTAATGACTATCTGGTATTTAGCTAAGAAAATCAACAAAAACTATACGAAAGTGGTTAAGGTTGACGACTACAAACAAGTTCTTGTTGAGTTAAGTCAAGATTTATCTATTCCGAAATACGCTACGCATTTGGTTTATATGACTAATGCTAACCGCGTTGATGAACTCGAGGAAAAAATCATTTATTCTATCCTTCAAAAAAGACCAAAAAGAGCTGATATCTATTGGTTCGTTCACGTGAATATTTTGACTGAACCTTATAAAACGCAATATAAAGTGACAGAAATTGCGAAAGATGATATTTATAGAATTGACTTTAATTTAGGTTTTAGAGAACCAACCAAAATCAATTTGATGTTTAGAGAAGTTATCAAAGACATGGTAAAACGTGGCGAAGTAGATATTACGAGCCGTTACGAATCTTTAAACAAAAACAATATTATTGGAGACTTTAAATTTGTATTGTCTGAGAAATTCTTATCAAATGACAATGATTTAAGATGGCATGAAAACATTATCATGAATTCTTATTTCTTCATCAAGAAACTGAGTTTGTCTGAAGAAAGAGCTTTCGGTCTGGACAGTAGCTCTGTTAAGATAGAAAAATTCCCAATGGTGCTTCATGCTCCAGAAAATATTGGATTAACGCGAATTATTTCAAAAGAATAA
- a CDS encoding RsmB/NOP family class I SAM-dependent RNA methyltransferase has translation MRLHRNLVYTTIDSLNAIFNEGEYADKVVARALKKDKRWGSSDRKFVAETIYEIVRWKRLYAEIAEVKEPYDRDNLWRMFAVWAVLRGYPIPDWRQLEGTPERKIKGRFDELSKTRAIKESIPDWMDELGVKELGEKVWAKEIAAQNQPAKVILRTNTLKGTKESLRNTLMDLNIETEYLKDQPEALVLKERANVFLTDAFKQGLFEVQDANSQLVAGFLDVKPGMRVVDTCAGAGGKTLHMASLMENKGQLIAMDLYESKLKQLKLRAKRNGAFNIEYRIIDSTKVIKKLHEKADRVLIDAPCSGLGVLKRNPDSKWKLQPEFIDNIRKVQSEVLESYSKIVKPGGKLVYATCSVLPSENQEQVEKFLKTEIGQQFTFIEDRKMLASESGFDGFYMALLERKK, from the coding sequence ATGAGATTACACAGAAATTTAGTTTATACTACCATTGACTCTTTAAATGCAATTTTCAACGAAGGAGAATATGCTGATAAAGTGGTAGCAAGAGCATTAAAAAAAGACAAACGTTGGGGAAGTTCTGACAGGAAGTTTGTTGCTGAAACCATATACGAAATTGTTCGCTGGAAACGATTATACGCAGAAATTGCCGAAGTAAAAGAACCTTACGACAGAGACAATCTATGGAGAATGTTTGCGGTTTGGGCTGTTTTACGCGGTTATCCAATTCCAGATTGGAGACAATTGGAAGGAACTCCTGAAAGAAAAATAAAAGGACGTTTTGACGAATTATCTAAGACTAGAGCTATCAAAGAATCTATTCCAGATTGGATGGATGAATTGGGCGTAAAAGAACTTGGAGAAAAAGTTTGGGCTAAAGAAATTGCTGCGCAAAATCAGCCTGCAAAAGTTATTCTTAGAACCAATACTTTAAAAGGCACCAAAGAAAGTCTTCGCAATACTTTAATGGACTTAAATATTGAAACTGAATATTTAAAAGACCAGCCAGAAGCTCTTGTTCTAAAAGAAAGAGCAAATGTATTTTTGACAGATGCATTTAAACAAGGTCTTTTTGAAGTTCAAGATGCCAACTCTCAATTAGTTGCAGGATTCTTGGATGTAAAACCAGGAATGCGTGTTGTAGATACTTGCGCTGGTGCAGGCGGAAAAACATTGCATATGGCTTCTTTAATGGAAAATAAAGGGCAATTGATTGCAATGGACTTGTACGAAAGCAAATTGAAGCAATTGAAATTAAGAGCAAAAAGAAATGGTGCTTTTAATATCGAATACAGAATTATCGACAGCACAAAAGTGATCAAAAAATTACACGAAAAAGCAGACCGTGTTTTAATTGATGCACCTTGTAGCGGATTAGGAGTTTTAAAAAGAAACCCTGATTCTAAATGGAAATTACAACCTGAATTTATCGATAATATTCGTAAAGTTCAGAGTGAAGTTTTGGAAAGCTATTCTAAAATTGTAAAACCAGGCGGAAAATTAGTTTATGCAACTTGTTCAGTTCTTCCATCAGAAAACCAAGAGCAAGTAGAGAAATTCTTAAAAACAGAAATCGGACAGCAATTTACTTTTATTGAAGATCGTAAAATGTTAGCTTCAGAATCTGGTTTTGATGGTTTCTATATGGCGCTTTTGGAAAGAAAAAAATAA
- a CDS encoding AMP-binding protein, giving the protein MQNLTHNNVHNYFKLNGYHLNAKDLCRVAYSFIKEGDSYEQSIGEFFLDWFDKKDYIEMTTSGTTGLPKLVRLQKQAMIQSALATGDFFDLKPGDKALLCLPTQFIAGKMMLVRSLILGLELDVVSPSLHPLALNSTTYDFVAMVPLQVQNSIEGLSKVRKLIIGGAKLDSALEEKLLPLKTEIYETYGMTETITHIAAKRLGDSVFSILPNVRISQDDRQCLVTNVASISDEPIVTNDLVELLNEQQFKFLGRIDNVINSGGVKLIPEQIEAKLIGKINNRFFVTGLPDTTLGEKLVLVVEGEKQEFAPDFFDVLGKYEKPKEIVFVSKFKENENGKLLRKPTLQD; this is encoded by the coding sequence ATGCAAAACTTAACTCATAATAACGTTCACAATTATTTTAAATTAAATGGATATCATTTAAATGCAAAAGATTTGTGCCGTGTAGCTTATAGTTTTATCAAAGAAGGAGATAGCTATGAACAATCTATTGGAGAGTTTTTTTTAGATTGGTTTGATAAAAAGGATTATATCGAAATGACAACTTCTGGAACAACAGGTCTTCCAAAGTTGGTTAGATTACAAAAACAAGCCATGATTCAGTCAGCGTTGGCTACGGGTGATTTTTTTGATTTAAAACCAGGAGACAAGGCTTTATTGTGTCTTCCAACCCAATTTATCGCTGGAAAAATGATGCTGGTTCGCAGTTTGATTTTAGGATTAGAATTAGATGTGGTTTCGCCAAGTTTGCATCCGTTGGCTTTAAATAGTACTACTTACGATTTTGTTGCGATGGTGCCACTTCAAGTTCAGAATTCTATCGAAGGACTTTCTAAAGTGCGAAAACTTATTATCGGAGGAGCAAAATTAGATTCGGCTCTCGAAGAAAAATTATTGCCACTTAAAACAGAAATCTACGAAACGTATGGAATGACCGAAACGATCACACATATCGCTGCAAAACGTTTAGGTGATTCTGTTTTTTCGATTCTTCCAAATGTAAGAATATCTCAAGACGATCGTCAGTGTTTGGTGACTAATGTTGCCTCTATTTCTGATGAGCCAATTGTAACCAATGATTTGGTTGAATTATTAAATGAACAACAGTTTAAATTTTTAGGCAGAATTGACAACGTAATCAATAGTGGAGGAGTGAAGCTGATTCCAGAACAGATTGAAGCGAAATTGATCGGAAAAATAAACAACAGGTTTTTTGTAACAGGACTTCCTGATACTACTTTAGGGGAAAAATTAGTTTTGGTTGTAGAAGGAGAAAAACAAGAATTTGCTCCTGATTTCTTTGACGTTTTAGGGAAATATGAAAAACCCAAAGAAATAGTTTTTGTTTCAAAATTCAAAGAAAACGAAAACGGAAAGTTGTTGCGAAAACCTACTTTACAAGATTAA
- a CDS encoding CPBP family intramembrane glutamic endopeptidase — translation MFLEQGIKPENKFWKYLLGSVFIISASFIGQIPLIAAIEFRANLGGKIISTSNGNYMKIFEPNITLFLAMISFVFAIAAIYFVVKYKHNQTFLSVTTSRPKVDWNRILFSFFLWSSISVLSFFIVYFISPENFVLNFKLKPFLILVVIGIILIPIQTSTEEYVFRGYLMQGFANLARNRWFPLVMTSVIFGSLHWGNPEVTKMGNIVMVYYMGTGLFLGIITLMDEGMELALGFHAANNLVGALLVTSEWSAFQTHAIFKDLSEPSAGIDVLLPVVVIYPILLFIFSKKYGWTNWKERLTGKISNVEINA, via the coding sequence ATGTTTTTAGAACAAGGGATTAAACCCGAAAATAAATTTTGGAAATATCTTTTAGGATCTGTCTTTATTATTTCAGCGTCTTTTATAGGTCAAATTCCATTAATAGCTGCCATAGAATTTAGAGCAAATCTAGGAGGTAAAATTATTTCGACTTCTAATGGAAATTACATGAAAATATTTGAACCCAATATTACGCTTTTCTTAGCAATGATTTCTTTTGTTTTTGCTATTGCTGCAATTTATTTTGTGGTAAAATATAAGCATAATCAAACTTTTTTATCAGTCACAACTTCAAGGCCAAAAGTAGATTGGAATCGAATTCTTTTTTCTTTCTTTTTATGGAGTTCGATTTCTGTTTTAAGTTTTTTTATTGTTTATTTTATTTCTCCAGAGAATTTTGTTTTAAATTTTAAATTAAAACCTTTTCTTATTTTGGTCGTTATAGGAATTATTTTAATTCCAATACAAACCAGTACAGAAGAATATGTTTTTAGAGGTTATTTAATGCAGGGATTTGCCAATTTAGCACGCAATAGATGGTTTCCGCTTGTTATGACTTCCGTTATTTTTGGGTCTTTGCATTGGGGTAATCCTGAGGTAACTAAAATGGGTAATATAGTGATGGTTTATTATATGGGTACAGGTCTATTTTTGGGAATAATTACTTTAATGGATGAAGGAATGGAATTGGCGCTTGGTTTTCACGCTGCGAATAATCTTGTAGGAGCATTATTGGTAACCTCTGAGTGGTCTGCATTTCAAACTCATGCAATATTTAAAGATCTTTCAGAACCTTCGGCGGGAATAGACGTCCTTTTGCCAGTCGTAGTTATTTATCCAATTCTGCTTTTTATTTTCAGTAAAAAATATGGCTGGACCAATTGGAAAGAAAGATTAACAGGAAAAATTAGTAATGTCGAAATAAATGCTTAA
- the arsC gene encoding arsenate reductase (glutaredoxin) (This arsenate reductase requires both glutathione and glutaredoxin to convert arsenate to arsenite, after which the efflux transporter formed by ArsA and ArsB can extrude the arsenite from the cell, providing resistance.) — MIQIYHNPRCGKSRNCLAFIEQSKQDFEIIPYLTETPTFEQLKTLLGQLNLEPIQLIRTKEKIWIENFKGKTLSNDEIINAMVENPILIERPIVVKDGKAIIGRDPELVASFLD, encoded by the coding sequence ATGATACAAATTTACCATAATCCGAGATGCGGAAAATCGAGAAACTGCCTTGCTTTTATCGAACAATCAAAGCAAGATTTTGAAATTATACCTTACTTAACCGAAACTCCAACTTTTGAACAGCTAAAAACATTATTAGGACAATTAAATCTTGAACCAATTCAATTAATCAGAACCAAAGAAAAAATCTGGATCGAAAATTTCAAAGGCAAGACCTTAAGTAATGATGAGATTATCAATGCAATGGTAGAAAATCCTATTTTAATTGAGCGCCCTATTGTTGTAAAAGACGGAAAAGCAATAATTGGAAGAGATCCTGAACTTGTTGCTTCTTTTTTAGATTGA
- a CDS encoding outer membrane beta-barrel family protein codes for MKKIKFAVLLVFLFTSFYNYSQQGPGGRPKVKVTGKVFEKVSKQPLEYATISLTKPNDTKVVAGGITNPKGEFEVAVAPGTYDIKVEFISFKSTEIKQKSIQDDTNLGVVNLSEDAAQLNEVVVRAEKSTVEIKLDKKVYNVGQDMIVKGGSVSDVLDNVPSVSVDTEGNVSLRGSDNIRILIDGRPSQAINIAEALRQLPADAIDKVEVITNPSARYDAEGGSGIINIILKKGKNQGFNGTFIASTGLPETYGASANLNYKTEKLNYFTTAGYNYRTTEGAGKTNSEYFDQNKVTKSYLDEDRDTKRVRNGFNGRAGVEWTLTPSTFWTNAINYQKNTGDDRDLINYYNYDAAHNYTGTSYRLNDADTGSENFEYTSNFIKNFNDKGHKLTADLSISRNTDDSYSTITASPNFNNTLNDQIQKQVLFQADYVLPLGKGGQFEAGYKGSFGDLNNEYYVTTIENNVPVKDPNLSNTLEYKENINALYTQYGFKVNKFSYLFGLRWEDTDIHVNLLDNSNFNTKKYNNLFPSAFISYEISDQSNFSASYSKRLSRPRGRFMNPAVNYASNINIFQGNPDLDPSLTDKYDIGYIKKWDKVTFNTSAYFEDTKDVFSFVRSPTGDYVTADGEVVTPAPGEVVHGTPVIKSQPINLGKEQKFGFEFTFNYTPYKWWKLNSNFNFFNVKTTGEHSYVDTQGNTIVQNLDNQATSWFARVNSKVTLPYKIDWQLTAMYNGEQKTAQGKNLGQFGMNTALSKDVMKDKATIAFNISDVFNSRKMRSYTYLDGVTSYSEFQFRKRQFNLSFTYRFNKPKSERDKNAQPRNDGGGEGGGDFPG; via the coding sequence ATGAAAAAAATCAAATTTGCTGTATTACTTGTATTCTTGTTTACAAGTTTTTACAATTACTCTCAACAAGGTCCGGGCGGCAGACCCAAAGTAAAAGTCACTGGAAAAGTTTTCGAGAAAGTAAGCAAACAACCATTAGAATACGCTACAATTTCGCTTACCAAACCAAATGACACAAAAGTTGTTGCTGGTGGTATTACAAACCCGAAAGGAGAATTTGAAGTTGCAGTCGCGCCGGGAACTTACGATATAAAAGTGGAATTTATTTCATTCAAATCGACTGAAATTAAGCAAAAAAGCATTCAAGATGACACCAATTTAGGTGTCGTAAACCTATCTGAAGATGCTGCACAATTGAACGAAGTTGTAGTTCGTGCCGAAAAATCGACTGTCGAGATCAAACTGGACAAAAAAGTATACAACGTTGGTCAAGATATGATTGTAAAAGGCGGAAGCGTTAGTGACGTTTTAGACAATGTTCCATCTGTTTCGGTTGACACAGAAGGAAATGTAAGTTTAAGAGGAAGCGACAATATTCGTATTTTAATTGACGGAAGACCATCGCAAGCTATAAATATAGCAGAAGCTTTAAGACAGCTTCCCGCAGATGCTATTGATAAAGTAGAAGTAATTACAAATCCATCGGCACGTTATGATGCAGAAGGTGGATCTGGAATTATCAATATCATTCTTAAAAAAGGTAAAAACCAAGGTTTTAATGGAACTTTTATTGCCTCAACTGGTTTACCAGAAACGTATGGCGCAAGTGCCAACTTAAACTATAAAACTGAAAAGTTAAACTATTTCACCACTGCTGGTTACAACTATAGAACTACAGAAGGAGCTGGTAAAACAAATTCAGAATATTTTGATCAAAACAAAGTAACAAAAAGTTATTTAGACGAAGACCGTGATACAAAACGTGTCAGAAACGGATTTAATGGAAGAGCTGGTGTTGAATGGACACTGACTCCTTCTACATTTTGGACAAATGCAATCAATTACCAAAAAAACACTGGTGACGATAGAGATTTGATCAATTATTACAACTACGATGCTGCACATAATTATACAGGAACATCGTATCGTTTAAATGACGCAGATACTGGAAGTGAAAACTTTGAGTATACTTCGAACTTTATTAAAAATTTCAATGATAAAGGACATAAACTTACTGCAGATCTTTCGATTTCGAGAAATACAGATGACAGTTATAGCACCATAACAGCTTCACCAAATTTCAATAATACACTAAACGATCAAATACAAAAACAAGTATTATTTCAAGCCGATTATGTTCTTCCATTGGGTAAAGGAGGGCAATTTGAAGCAGGCTACAAAGGAAGTTTTGGAGACTTGAATAATGAATATTATGTAACTACCATCGAAAATAATGTTCCAGTAAAGGATCCTAATTTATCAAACACATTAGAATACAAAGAAAACATCAATGCACTTTACACTCAATATGGCTTTAAAGTAAATAAATTCTCTTATTTATTTGGCCTAAGATGGGAAGACACAGATATTCATGTTAACTTATTAGACAACAGCAATTTCAATACTAAAAAATACAACAACTTGTTTCCAAGTGCTTTTATTAGTTATGAAATCTCAGATCAAAGCAACTTTTCTGCAAGTTATAGCAAACGTTTATCTAGACCAAGAGGTCGTTTCATGAACCCTGCTGTAAATTATGCGAGCAACATTAATATCTTTCAAGGAAATCCAGACTTAGACCCATCTTTAACAGATAAATATGATATTGGTTATATTAAAAAATGGGATAAAGTAACCTTCAATACATCTGCCTATTTTGAAGATACAAAAGACGTTTTCAGCTTTGTAAGATCTCCTACTGGTGATTATGTAACTGCTGATGGTGAAGTGGTAACTCCTGCACCAGGTGAAGTAGTTCACGGTACTCCAGTAATCAAAAGTCAGCCTATTAACTTAGGAAAAGAACAAAAATTTGGTTTCGAATTCACATTTAATTACACTCCTTACAAATGGTGGAAATTAAACAGTAACTTCAATTTCTTTAATGTAAAAACTACAGGAGAACACAGTTACGTAGATACGCAAGGAAATACTATAGTTCAAAATTTAGACAATCAGGCTACATCTTGGTTTGCAAGAGTAAACTCTAAAGTTACTTTACCATATAAAATTGACTGGCAATTGACAGCAATGTACAACGGAGAGCAAAAAACAGCTCAAGGTAAAAACTTAGGGCAATTCGGAATGAATACTGCTTTAAGTAAAGATGTTATGAAAGATAAAGCGACAATTGCTTTCAACATTAGCGACGTTTTCAATTCAAGAAAAATGAGATCATACACTTATTTAGATGGAGTGACTTCGTATAGCGAATTCCAATTCCGTAAACGTCAATTCAATTTATCATTCACTTACCGTTTCAACAAACCAAAGAGCGAAAGAGATAAAAACGCACAGCCTAGAAATGATGGCGGCGGAGAAGGCGGCGGAGATTTTCCAGGATAA